AATTGTTTTCGATCAACGCGGATACAGTCCGGGCGCGCGGCCCGACGGCGTGGACGCCTATGCGCTCGACCATCTCGTCGACGATGCGCTCGGCGTACTCGACCAGCTCGGAATCCAGTACGCGATGCTGGTGGGCCACGACTGGGGTGGGATCGTGGCCTGGCATCTCGCCGGGAAACATCCGGATCGGTTCACCAGTCTGGTGGCGGCCAGCACGGGCCATCCCTCGGCGATGCGGGACGCCCTCGAGAACAGCGATCAACGTGAACGCTCCTCCTACATCAAGGATTTCATCGCCGATGATGCGGAGGAGAAACTTCTGGCGCGGAAGGGCGTACTGCTGAGGCGTGCCGGCGTGACCGCCGCGGAACTCGAACCGCTCACGGCTCCCGGCGCCTTGACCGGACCCCTCAACTGGTATCGGGCGAACTTCACCGGCAACATCGCCGAGACGCTGGCCTGCCCTCCCGTCGAGATTCCGACCACCATGATCTGGGGCGACGCCGACGCGGCGCTCGGGCGAGAGCAGGCCCAGATGAGTGGGCGCTACGCGTACTCCGACTTCCGGTTCTGCGAGCTCCCGGGCATCGATCACTGGGTTCCGCAGCATGCCGATGCCGCGATGGCGAGCGAGATCGCGCTGCGGTCCGCGGTGTTCTGACCCCGCGGCGTCCGACCGGTCAGCCGAACCGCTCGGTGCGCACGCGTCCGGGTTGGTGCCCGGCGGCCACCATTGCCGCGGCGCAGTGCTCGACGAAACGGTTGGGTCCGCAGATGTACACTGCCGGTTCGTGTTCGGGGCCGATGGTGATCTCGGCCAGTTCGTCGGCGGACAGCCGCCCGACCGGCCGTGGGTCGTCGGCTGGGGCGCTGCGGGTGTGGGCGAGATGAACGGGGAGTCGCCGGTGTTCGATCAGCTGGCGCAGGTCATCGGCGAACAGCATCCGGTCCGGCGACCGCAACGAGTAGACGAGATCGAACGG
This sequence is a window from Gordonia insulae. Protein-coding genes within it:
- a CDS encoding alpha/beta fold hydrolase, with the protein product MTVGELTFDARIGGPEDGKWVLLLHGFPVNSSCYDTVVPRLHESGLRTIVFDQRGYSPGARPDGVDAYALDHLVDDALGVLDQLGIQYAMLVGHDWGGIVAWHLAGKHPDRFTSLVAASTGHPSAMRDALENSDQRERSSYIKDFIADDAEEKLLARKGVLLRRAGVTAAELEPLTAPGALTGPLNWYRANFTGNIAETLACPPVEIPTTMIWGDADAALGREQAQMSGRYAYSDFRFCELPGIDHWVPQHADAAMASEIALRSAVF